CTGTTATAGGGTTTCTAGCTGGTAGTACTTGGCGGCAATTTTGATCAGCTTTTTCTTTAtatgagaaaaaaaagacacaTGCAAAACACTCGTCTGTCTTTGACGAGCCCATGCCCTCGCTTCTCCAACTCGTTACAACGTTTCACCAGGCGTTGAGAgagacatcctcctcaacggtgacaccatcaccacccaccgaACACGTGCATTCTGTGCCCCCATTCAGGGCCCGGCTCCAGGAATGGATTGTCCTCCACGACGCCAAAAAGATAGTCCATCGCGCCCACGTTGATGACATCCACGTAGAGACGTCTTAGTCTGTGGCCGACGCCTTGGACAAATGTGAAAAATTCTTGCTGGTCTAGTTTAACTCCACAGACACGGAGCTCTATTAGGTAGGGGAATGGCGGGCATTTTGATTGGGCAGGGCCGAGGTGGAAGCCATCGCCGGGTCGACTGCCGCCCTCGAGATGAAGGCCGAAGCAGGTAAGGTAGATGTTAAGGGTTTTGAGTTTAAGGCTGGAGATGACAGCGGAAATGTAACCGTCAATGATTTCTTTGTCTTGTCCCTCAATGGGGGCGGTTCGGGTCGGCGGGGGGTGGGCGTGATGATCAATGTGGACGGATTGGAGGTCTTGGCATGAAAttcggagctggtggaggagggagtcgCGGTctttggttggtgggaggaTCATACTGTAGTCACCCTTGCGAGGAAAGGCATTCACAACTAGACTTTTGAGGTGATGGCCTGCTTGGTGGATGGCAACGGGGAGGTCGGTGAGGAGTCTTGCAACGAAGTTGCTGCCGTTGGAGAAAAGGGCTTCGCTTATTTTCCAGCTCAGCCCGGCTTCGAGCCAGGAGGTGAGAGCGGCCTTGTCCAGGAGGATATTCGGATGATACTCGGAGCCAGGTCACTTTCTTCCTTGAACTGACACCTCTTGCTGTGATTGGTGCTGTAAAAGACGAGGTACTCAACTTTTCCTAGTCGTTTGATTGCCGACGCAACCTTTTGGGCAAAGATTCCATCTTCGACAAGGCGGGACTGTTCCAAATGGAGAGCCTTGAACCGCTCATAGCTGTTGCGGAGAATGGAGCTCCACTCATCTCTTTCGCATTGTTGAGACGTGTCGAACGCAGGCTCCTACCAGatttccatcatcaaactccaGCTCTTGCATATCTCGTCAAAAGTGCTAGCGGCCTCGCACGACTCGGCGGGCTCTGAAATAAACTCACCGTGTGAGTCCAGGAAACCAATGCTAGGAGTGGGATTTCGGCCGACTCCATATCGCTCTACCTGCTTATTCAAAAGTTGGAGGCGGGTGTTAGTGAAATAAACCGGGGCCTCGGCCAGAGCCTTGGTTCGGTATGCCATTTGGAGCTTTGATAGAGCGAACGCCAGATGCGAGACCGGGCATCACCAGTAGCTGCTCCAGCGTGTCGAGGGCGGTCTGGCTGATGTCAATGTGAATATGGGGGAGCAGAAGTGGCGAGGCTAGCTCACAAAAGAGGCCGTTGACAAGGCGAAGGTTGCGAATGTCGGACTCGTCCGGTTCACACTTTTCTCCTCCATGACAGACTGAGCAGTAATCCCAGTCCCAGTCATAATGATGCTCGTGCGGAGTGAGCTCTTCGACAATTTCGCGGAGAATCTCCACGGGAAGGTCGTTAAGGGAACGATAGGATGTGCTCggggaggagttgatgtGTAGGTCGCCGATGTCTTCGACAAGGTCATTCTCGGcgggagagcttggaggtgGGAGCCGTGTGGATGAACCACCCCTTATGCCGTTGTCATCGCAGTCCATCACGTTGGTTTGATTAATATTGGAATAGATACGAGGTTGGAACCTTTCACTCAAAGTAAGATACAAGCCACGAGTTACTCCCTTGCCTTCTTACCCAATAACGTGCTTGTGCGATGATTCGGCTGGTGTCGTTGAAAGCTGAGGACGGATTCGCACGTGAGTTAGCAGTCAGATCCCAACTGACCAATGACCACAGCCAACCAGAATCAAGGTCCAAAGCGATGTGATGCTAGTATGCCTCTATCATTGGCCGGGCCGATCTCTGTGCAACACTCAAGCCAAATGTTGATCCTTAAACTACACTGATAGTTGGTATTGTTAAGGGCCTATGGCTGGgtgaaggaaagaaaaggaataTGAAATACACTGCCCACGACGTCTTCTTATATCGCCCAAACCCTCCGGGCTTCCCCTGCAAAACGTATGGAATATCCACAAGATTTGTCTGAATTCCTACGTCAACCGCAAGCCTCCCACGTCAATTGACCAgataaccctaacccagaTATCATCCCATAACGGGTATGAGATATTGTTCTCGACGTTTCCAGCCAGCTTAGGGCCAGGAACATCGGAGGTCATGTAACTGGGTGTGTTGAGCTGGCCACGGTGATGTTGGGAAGTGTGCCGCAGCACGGACCACCGTCAAAGCGTCATCGGGAAAAAAGCATTTCTTTACCCGCTGCAgattcccctccccatctgcAAACACACAGATGTGGCTGACAGGATCAATTGCGGCAGGCAATTCAACTTTGTTTCtgttttccccccttttcttttcttcaacCTGCAGCGGTACCCAGGCACCACAGCATCGGGAGTGTGGGGATCAGGAGTGTGGGGATCAGGAGTCTGGGGATGCGGAGTCGGGTTCGGGTTCCACAAAATCGCCAAACACGAAACAAAGCGGAGAACATAGCCGGCCAGACCAGGGAGTCGGGGCTTGATAACTACTCTGCCACTGTCGAGAGATGAGCAACCAGCTTCTGGTATCTGTACGCTCATACCGGTGGTCGACCAACGGGGGACGCTACTGCATCTCGGCCGACCTCGGTGTGGAATATCACGAATTTTCAGCAGTCCAGTCCGAGCACACGGCAAACCCCGCCCGCAGGAACTTCTGATATGCGCTTTTAGAACACGAGCTTGACACCAATCAAAATATCAGTCGAGGACAATTTTGTGTTATTATGCAGCTGACTGAACCAAAGCTCGAGCAGGGACGAACCCATCAAGAAGGGATCGCCACCTAGGGCAGGCTTCATCCTCGCTGCCGGAGCTGGACAAGGACGCCGTCGACGATAGTGGGGGAGCTGTGGACCTTGCCCTGAACCACTGACATCTCAAAAGCCGCCGCACCCGGAATTTTCTTGCTGACGCACGGCCGTGGCTATTGATGGGCGATGTGCTCGAGGATCGAGGTGATCTTTTCACAGCAAGCCGGTAGTCAAGTGTCATGCCACACCGCCATGGAACCAATGCCGTGCCAATTGTTCTAGGGCTGCAGCAGCACGGGCGTCCCTTTCGGTGGGTTCTGCAGAAATGAGAACCATCAGCTCGGCAACtttggatgatgaagcaTGAAGCACAGGAGAAACACCTGGCGCTGGCTGGTGCAGAAAATGGAAAAAGGAGGCGGGAGGAAATTGTCTGACCTCTTTTTAGCCGGCGACAATAAAAGTTTGGTCGAAGCGACCCGGATTTCAGGCGAGGAGGCGAAAAGCACGTCGATGGAAGCGATGCTCGGTTATGTCTTTTTGCTGCGCGGTGGCTtgcgctgttgctgccctCGCTGTCGTTGGTGGCCGAAGCGACGAACGAGGTTGattgttgtggtgttgctCAGACGTGTCAAAGCGCTAACAGCATCTGCCCTTTCCTTTCGAGGTGTCCTGTTAGGGGCCCGTCTCGCCGGATGCAACCCCGCATCAATGCCCTGAAAGGGGTTAGCTACTCGCAGCTATGGAGCGCCTGTGTGTCAAGCTCCGATCAGATAAGCGAGGAAATCTGCTGACATTACCCgcttccctccccagcacGGTGGTTACCACCTGCTTCACGGGTCCACCCAGCCCCGTCCAAGCCGTTCGAGGCCAACCATGGCGTCCCGGGCAAGAGCTTCAAAGGGAGCCATGATCCCGACCATGCGGGCCGGTGGATTCTCTCTTCAGCTTGTGTTTCTTGAAGAAGCAACAAGCAACAACGAAACAGCGCCATGGACCAAGACGAAGAGGCATATCGAATCGATCAACGACGACAGGATGAGctggtcatcatcaccgtgGTTTTCACGTCGCTgtccatcctcgtcgtcggcaCCCGCACCTTTGTGCGGGCCGCCTTGATGAGGAAATTCGGCGCCGATGACTGGACCATGTTGGGGGCCTTGGTAGGTTGATGGGCTTCTCCGTTCAATACGTCCATCATTCATGAAGCTGACTGCCTgtctcaccaccagctcTTCTCCTGCGGGTATCTCGtcgaaatcatcatcatgaagTACAACGGAGTCGGCCACGCAATAACCACCTTGACAGTTGACAACATGCTCATCTTGATCAAGGTGACGTTGGCCATCCAGTGTACCTACTACGCATGCGTCAACTGCATCAAGTTCTCCATTCTGTGCATGTACCTTCGTTTTGGTACGTCGACTGGCTCTTCCCATCTCGCCCTCGCCATTCATTTCACTCTTGCTGACAGTTCTGCCTATCCACAGCCGTGACAGAAACACTCCGATATGCATGCTTTGGCCTGATAGGCTTCCACGCGGtgttcttcatcatctctctTACAACCACCCTTGCGCAGTGCCAGCCTCTCGAGAAGATGTGGGATCTCACCGGTGTGGCCCCAGGCAGgtgcatcaacaccaccgcatTCTTTTACTTTACGTCTGGCTTCAACATCCTGACCGATATCCTCATTTTTGGCCTCCCCATCAAGACCTTGATTGGCATCAACCGCCCACGCAAGGAGGTGTACGCTCTTGTTGGCGTGTTTTGCATTGGCGCCTTCGCCACTGTCATTGCCATCATCCGATTGCACACCATCATTGtctacaccaccgccgtcgaTCCTTTCCGAGAGTCCATTCTCGTCAACCTCTGGTCCGTTCTCGAGGTCAACATTGGCATCATCTGCGCCTCCGCGCCCGCTCTGAAGCCTCTGTTCCACCCCCAGGCACTTCGAGAGGCGAGATATGGTAGCAGCGGTGGCCCGCCAAAGCGGACGGGATACCACTACCATTCACGGGACAAGAGCGGCACAGAGATCAAGAGCAATATCAGGGTTGAGCAGGAGTTCAGTGCCCGGAGTATCAACTTGGGACCCATCCCCAGCAACACCGCCCAGGTAGTCGGGGGGAGGGAACAAAACTCGGATCAAGACAGCGTGGATAAAATCTTGCAGGATCGGTATTAAACAATAGTGTCTTGGGATTGTGAGCTACAAGGATGGGAACGGCGCGGTGATACCaatttcttttgtctttgtcTTTTGGGTATGGGTCCTGGAAGGATATTTACCTCGGCATACAGGATTTATTTAACCTTTCGGTCAGTTAAAAATGTATAATAATATCATGGAGACACAAACATAACGATTAACGATTGCTTTTATTGCGCATCAGCCCTACATCATTGCTGAATCGTAAGGAAACTACTGACGATTAGTACAAACATCAGAATTGTTGCCCTACATCGAGTATCAGCCTGTTAGGCGGCTTCCACGCCTATGACTTCCAGAGACCTCGGGCGGACTCCTCAATCGTGTTGATGGCATCAAAAGAGGCAGTAGTGTCGCCACTGCTCAGCGTGCCTTATAAGTTCTATTTGCCAACTTTTATCTCTGACCATGCTCTTTGTTTTCGGGGAGATACATGTTGTGGACAACTTATACGTTCATTATTCCCTTAACAGTTCGCATGTAAACATTGCAAGACAGCTGTGTTTTGGTGTGAAAGCGTGTTTCACAAGTTTGTAAGCACGTTGCCCAGGTTCTCCCCTTTTAACATCACAACCCGTCTACGTGCTTCTAGTATTCTTCCCGGCTTGCTCGACTATCATGAGAGTCTTTGGGTGCATGGACACACTGAGCTCGACGCTGCTGTTATTTAGTGCTATGAGGTACTATTAGTAAGCCGGCACTATTTTGAGATGAAGGGGAAGTTTTATGGTTTTAAACAAAACTATATAAGTCGAGGCTACTAATTCACCTAGTTGACACGAGCATGGCTACTAAGCAAACATCTATCAAACATAAAACCTCCAATGGTATTGAAACATTACTATTTAGGTTAAAGCTGTGAGTAGATGTGTTCTAACTCTAATGAAACATGATTTATATAGCTATTATAGAGGAAGGTGTgtgtcacagttaagccaacGGTGTGAtgaacccctatccagaaaGGGATACTCAGTTGAAGGTGCTTCTAAACAATTAGTCCGGTGCAGGTAAATAGTgcacaacaatggcttgtttCAATCACAATAGTGTGATACCAACGaatgtgacttgtattgcatactgcggaactatctacCGGCTATCTAGTTCCTCAGTATAGATAGACCTATGGATCATCTGGATCACGTTCCCCAAAGGTGATCTGGAtcactttttcttcttgtggTTCACTACGCTCACCGTGAGTTCGTCGCTCCACTTCCAATTGGGCAGTAATGACTGGCTAGGGGTGTCCGTGCTCCGTGCGCTAGCTCTTCATCAGCGATTGTGACCGTTGCGGAGGGTTGATGCTGGTATATTATAGAGCTTAGCTGCGGCTCTAAATCTTAATTTTTCGTCCTTTTGGAGAGCTTCAAGGACTAAGATTACCCTCGCTTCCTTTTGAGTAGGAAGCATATCAGATTGTAGAAAAATTCGATGTAAAGTGCAAAGAGGACGCCTTGCGCTACGGAGTGCACGACTCACTGATATGCACGGCTCGCTGATAATATACGTTATAGATATTTTGATACTTTTGAGAATTTAGAAGTATATATTGGTTAGATTTCTACCCTCCTTTTCACTAATATTTTCTTTATTTAGTGGATAAATTTACTTTTTACTTTAGCTGATTCTTACCTGTATAGTTATTCCCACACTATTAACCCATCACCAGAAGCTATTCTCACCCTGCTTACACTTTTCTCACACCCAGGTACGTGCATTGATCCTCTTGACGCCATATACACTTGCAGTCCACCTAAACTCACGCTCAACCCTCATAACACGAAGGGCAAGACTTGTTGACAATGTCATTGACATAGGGTTGTTTTCCTGGCGATGCTCGGGAATTCTGATGTATGCTGGATCCTCCGCAACTTTTTCTTGCATTGATGTCAAGTCGTTTACACAATTCTTCGAGTCCGAATAGATGCCGATGGTAGCTTCTTCCTAGGGTTTATCCCTGTCCTTGATGCCTGTCGAAGTCATAAAGCGTACTATTTCGTCTTTTGCGGCATGCACAGTGTCGATAATCGCTGCACACTCGGAGGAATCCAGATTGACTGTTACATCCGCTGGCTAGGCAACTGAGACCCATTCCCCGTTCTACTGGGCGCCGGGTCTGTATCGTTTGTATGCATAGGCATGGGAGCCGACCGCATTGGCACGGCGATCGTTGCATAGCGATGCATCACAGAGCATATTGTATGGCTGCCCCCTGTGCTTCCCGACCGGCTATCAAGCGTCTTTGCTTGAGGTCTGTGATatatccaccccctccagtACCATGGCCATGCCTTTTGAAGAGCCACACTTGCTTCCACCACTGCCAGGAGTGCTGGCAGCAGTTGTTGCCGGGGTGTTTCCACTGGCTGACATCTGGCAGTATGGGCTGGGCGATAGGTTCACGTCCGTCGGGGACTATTTCTTCTCCGGCTCTTACGGACGAAATGGCCCGACGGGCTTGGGTGGCAAGTTGTGGTGCCCGGGGGCCCTCTGATGGGAATATTCGAGGCTGCAATCGTTGATATGGTCTCAGCAAAAGATGCATTGTCTCCTTTGTTTTGAAAAGCTTAGAGAGTTTCCAACTTCTCGTCGACTAGCACCTTGAACTTTTTGCCTTTTGAAATATCGCTCTTTGCCCATTCCTTCTTACTTACCGCGATCAACTGGGTCTTGGATCCGTGTTAGAACACCGCGCAAAAGCGCGGAGGAGCTGTCGACTGCCATCTTGATGAAGGCTGTTCACGCGCTattattgttgttgctcaGACCAGACTCAAGAACCTCTCCAACTTGATTGCTTCAAAGACGAAAGCAATGGCAATGAAAATTGTTGGACCAATGCCATTAGTGCTTGTGGGACCCCGTTCTCCTGACAGCTTCTAGCGACTGCATTCCATGTCGAACCAGGTCCTGAATAATTCCATTAACCGCCTCAGATATTGGACAACATCATATTCCCTATTCCTTGATATACTttctataatattattttcaTCTGATCAACACGATATTGAATACATCTTGATAACGTTAACAGCTAGATAGATTTTTACCTCAGATGTGCAGCAGAATCAAAAATCCCGACATTTGGACAACCCTAACCATGCCCCCAATGTGAATCGTATGGTCGGACAATGCGTTTAAAGCTTCGAGTTTGAGATGACGGGGTAATTTCGCACTTGCTGAATATGCTCCAATTTTAATCACGCTGGCGTCCCGAGCAGAGTATGGAGGATAAATGATGATCTCCTCCCTGAGTTCTATTACAACCTGACCTGGATGTCGTTGGGATTGCGTAGTAGGGCTGTTACGCTGCCAAGCCGTTCCCTTTTCCCGTAGCGGATGGGCATTCTTGGCATGCATGTCACATCCATGCCGCAGCGGGCAACTACAACTGGGGCCTGCAGTCCCAACTACCTACTTTATGAAACAAAAGCAACTGCCAGATCGCCACTTCAGCGTATGCAGATGCACAGAGTAATGATTACAGTTGGATAAATGTTGATTGGATGAGTCTCATGCTACCTACTTGAAACATCAGCATATATCCAGTTTCGCTCGCGATGGTACTGAGCGTCCCGCCCAGTCCGTATTGTCAGGCGCTCGCGCACGAAGGCCACTCCTCGACAACGATTGTCAGCAGCCCCGTCACTTGGGAAAGCAACAAGCTGCCTGGGTGGCCAGGGGAAATGCACGTGGCTCGAACATCTCCACGACAGGTTCAGGATGGGGATGTCACACAGCTAAATCTGAAGGCAGCTCAGAAAGCCCAATGGGCAGAAAAACACATGTCGACCGCAAAAGACTTCCGTCTCAATGTGTTGTGTGATGTCTCTGTCCCCCAGGACTCCCAGGCAGGTGTTTCATACGCGTGCACATTCAAGAAGTACCAACCAGGTCGCGCAGAGCATGGGGCGCTGGTGACAGTTGCGTTTCCCATCGATGTCCCTGTCAACTTGAATTCATCTAAGTTTGTGGGCATTTTGGATTCTGTCCATACTGTCAAATACGAGATAGCACACATCATGAGCTCTCCAATTATCCCGCATAGCGACAAACTCTAACGGGAAGCTACCGTTAAGGGTGGTAAGAGACTGGAGAGGTTTTGAAAGCCTGGAGGGTATACTGGGGTTGTTAGCTGCTCGTCTGATCTCACTGCTGTAGACAAATCGGGATGATAATTGGCAATCGGTTAAGCCTCCCCTACAAGCGGTGCTATATACAGGCTTGGATGAACAATCTTTAAATTTCCAGGTTGGGGACCAAACTAGAAACCTTGGAATATCAACGGTAAGGGCAGCGGCTCGGGTCATAGCTAGAAGCTTCAAGAAGTAAGAAAGACAGCTAGGCGGGTAATCATAAGACACAAACTACCTAGCAAACCAAGCACATGAGGGGGTTGGCAATACTGACGCTGAACAGGATGGTGCTAAAGGTAGTGGGTAGAATCCTAGAAGTTCTGGGGATGTTAGAAGATGATGATAGAATAGGTACACTAATAGCCCTGCATCATAATGCTGTTGGCACATTTTTAGGTTCTGActatggtggaggtggaagatgaTGTGGGCGACAATATGACCTTCCATACACAGCAAACCACTTTTGTATTATGTACCTGGGTGAAACACAAACACTCGATCTCTCATGTAATATTCAACAAATCTCATTCTTTCTCTTCACAAATCTTCAGCCACAAAGGCCGCTTCTCCTGCCCCCTCAAATGAAACCCTCCAATTCCTCTTTGCACCTGGCCTTGGCCTCAGCTCAATATCGATGTCACAGTCCGGCTGCTCCATTGCCTCCGCCTGCGAAGACTTTTTCGTTGCCGGCATAATCCACttgccctcaccaccacctggaAGCACATCAaacctcagcaacaccatcgcTGTAAACAACAAAATCTCCGTGGTGGCAAAATGTCTCCCCGGACATAACGTCGTCCCGCCACCAAACCCACGGAACGCAACC
The sequence above is a segment of the Podospora pseudoanserina strain CBS 124.78 chromosome 5, whole genome shotgun sequence genome. Coding sequences within it:
- a CDS encoding hypothetical protein (EggNog:ENOG503PCFF; COG:S), with amino-acid sequence MDQDEEAYRIDQRRQDELVIITVVFTSLSILVVGTRTFVRAALMRKFGADDWTMLGALLFSCGYLVEIIIMKYNGVGHAITTLTVDNMLILIKVTLAIQCTYYACVNCIKFSILCMYLRFAVTETLRYACFGLIGFHAVFFIISLTTTLAQCQPLEKMWDLTGVAPGRCINTTAFFYFTSGFNILTDILIFGLPIKTLIGINRPRKEVYALVGVFCIGAFATVIAIIRLHTIIVYTTAVDPFRESILVNLWSVLEVNIGIICASAPALKPLFHPQALREARYGSSGGPPKRTGYHYHSRDKSGTEIKSNIRVEQEFSARSINLGPIPSNTAQVVGGREQNSDQDSVDKILQDRY